One window of Methanothermobacter tenebrarum genomic DNA carries:
- a CDS encoding NUDIX domain-containing protein, whose protein sequence is MKPFIPVVRAFILEDDRILVVKRAAGSRTNPGLWELPGGKLLDGETLDEALEREVYEETGLIVSPIRVLGAFQQEFPFKVSVNIIFHVKVEAGILSLSDEHEASKWVGMGEMGNLRVSPWLSAFQQFLDRGEDII, encoded by the coding sequence ATGAAACCATTCATACCTGTTGTTAGGGCTTTTATACTAGAGGATGATAGGATATTAGTAGTTAAAAGGGCGGCTGGTTCCAGGACGAACCCTGGATTATGGGAGCTTCCGGGGGGTAAACTGTTAGATGGCGAGACCCTTGACGAAGCACTAGAGAGGGAAGTTTATGAGGAGACGGGTCTTATAGTGTCTCCTATTAGGGTTCTTGGGGCGTTTCAACAAGAGTTTCCCTTTAAGGTGTCTGTGAATATTATCTTCCATGTTAAGGTGGAGGCTGGTATTCTAAGCCTAAGTGATGAACATGAGGCGTCTAAATGGGTTGGAATGGGTGAAATGGGCAATCTTAGAGTTTCTCCTTGGCTTAGTGCCTTCCAGCAATTTTTAGATCGTGGCGAAGATATTATCTAG
- the lysA gene encoding diaminopimelate decarboxylase, whose amino-acid sequence MLNVEVNSKGHLLIGGADAVKLAEDYDTPLYVIDERRIRENYQRLHKAFTRYYPNFQILYACKANTNLTILRILEDEGSGIDAVSPGEIYMALLAGFKPEKILYTGNNLRDDEILFAVESGTMINIDSKSQLLRLSKITDPENVKISFRINPMVGAGHHEHCITGGELSKFGIREDEAAKVYNLAQELGFQPIGIHAHIGSGILDPEPFMLAVEKLMDIAGKVSKATGVEFEFIDFGGGLGIPYHPDEKPLDIKEFAEKITGLFMEKLEEHSLGEPAMYLEPGRYIVGDAACLLTRVNTIKEGYRKFAGVDAGFNTLIRPVMYGSYHHIIVANRADEKPVEKIDIAGNLCESGDLFARDRKLPKLKEGDLLAISDAGAYAFSMASQYNSRPRPAEILVKDGEAEIIRKREDFSDLINKQVIPPRLLK is encoded by the coding sequence ATGTTAAATGTAGAAGTTAATAGTAAAGGACATCTGTTAATTGGTGGAGCAGATGCAGTGAAACTCGCCGAAGATTATGACACACCATTATACGTCATAGATGAAAGGCGAATAAGAGAAAATTATCAAAGACTCCACAAGGCCTTCACAAGATACTATCCCAACTTCCAAATATTATATGCTTGCAAGGCAAATACTAACCTTACGATTCTAAGGATACTTGAAGACGAAGGTAGTGGAATCGACGCCGTCTCCCCCGGCGAAATATACATGGCCCTGCTCGCAGGTTTCAAACCCGAAAAAATCCTATACACTGGTAATAATCTTAGAGATGATGAAATACTCTTCGCAGTCGAATCAGGGACCATGATAAACATCGACTCAAAATCGCAGCTTTTAAGACTCTCAAAGATAACAGATCCAGAAAATGTTAAAATATCATTTAGGATAAACCCCATGGTAGGCGCTGGACACCACGAACACTGCATAACCGGGGGAGAACTTAGCAAATTCGGTATAAGAGAAGACGAAGCCGCTAAAGTTTACAATTTAGCCCAAGAACTCGGTTTCCAACCGATAGGAATCCATGCACATATAGGCTCGGGGATACTCGACCCAGAACCCTTCATGTTAGCCGTTGAAAAACTCATGGACATAGCAGGCAAAGTATCAAAGGCCACAGGGGTGGAATTCGAATTCATAGATTTTGGCGGCGGCCTTGGCATACCATATCACCCAGATGAAAAACCATTAGACATTAAAGAGTTCGCTGAGAAGATAACAGGCCTCTTCATGGAAAAATTAGAAGAACATTCCCTTGGAGAACCTGCCATGTACCTTGAACCTGGAAGATACATAGTGGGGGATGCCGCCTGCCTATTAACGAGGGTTAACACTATAAAAGAAGGTTACAGGAAGTTTGCTGGTGTTGATGCAGGTTTCAACACCCTAATAAGGCCCGTAATGTATGGTTCATACCATCATATAATCGTGGCAAATAGAGCAGATGAAAAACCAGTAGAAAAGATTGATATAGCAGGGAATCTATGCGAATCAGGCGACCTCTTTGCAAGGGACAGAAAGCTTCCAAAACTCAAAGAAGGAGACCTACTAGCAATATCAGATGCTGGTGCATACGCGTTTTCCATGGCATCACAATACAATTCAAGACCTCGACCAGCTGAAATCCTCGTGAAAGATGGTGAAGCCGAGATCATAAGGAAAAGAGAAGACTTCTCAGACCTTATAAACAAACAGGTTATACCCCCAAGACTCCTAAAATAA
- the dapF gene encoding diaminopimelate epimerase, with product MPRMILFSKMHALGNDYIIVDESRAECISEDEKPDFVSEVCQRRFSIGADGVIFIEPPTGEGDIRFRVFNADGSEAEMCGNGIRCFAKFVYDNAIIRKKKLKIETLAGLKIVDLNINQGMVVSARVDMGLATFKTAEIPMKSTKDEFIEEYLEVDGQKIKLTTVNVGNPHAIIFVDDLESVDLERLGPLIENHHVFPERINVHFVEILDPSEISMITWERGVGPTLACGTGATATVIAGNRIGRLDEEVLVHLPGGELKIQVYKMDNKIGAYMEGDAILVFDGILSW from the coding sequence ATGCCAAGGATGATACTATTTTCTAAAATGCACGCCCTAGGCAACGACTATATAATCGTGGATGAGAGTAGAGCAGAATGTATAAGCGAGGATGAGAAACCAGATTTTGTATCAGAAGTCTGTCAGCGAAGATTCTCCATCGGAGCCGATGGTGTCATATTCATAGAACCCCCAACAGGAGAAGGTGATATAAGGTTCAGGGTGTTTAATGCTGATGGAAGCGAAGCTGAAATGTGCGGTAATGGTATAAGATGCTTTGCCAAGTTCGTATATGATAATGCCATCATAAGAAAAAAGAAACTCAAAATAGAAACCCTCGCAGGCCTCAAAATTGTTGATTTAAACATTAATCAGGGGATGGTGGTCTCTGCACGTGTAGACATGGGACTTGCAACCTTCAAAACAGCTGAAATACCGATGAAATCAACCAAGGACGAATTCATAGAAGAATACCTTGAAGTTGATGGCCAGAAGATAAAACTCACAACAGTCAATGTGGGTAATCCACATGCGATCATATTTGTGGATGACCTGGAATCCGTGGACCTGGAAAGACTCGGACCCCTCATAGAAAATCATCACGTTTTCCCAGAAAGGATCAATGTACATTTCGTTGAAATACTAGACCCATCAGAGATTAGTATGATTACATGGGAGCGTGGCGTTGGACCTACACTAGCCTGTGGAACAGGCGCCACAGCAACGGTTATTGCAGGTAACAGGATAGGAAGACTAGATGAGGAAGTCCTTGTTCATCTTCCTGGTGGTGAACTTAAAATCCAAGTTTACAAAATGGACAATAAAATAGGCGCCTATATGGAGGGTGATGCCATCCTAGTATTTGACGGTATACTATCATGGTAA
- a CDS encoding HemK2/MTQ2 family protein methyltransferase yields the protein MIKYKNFKIRVCENVYAPAEDTFLLADNLRVREGDEVLEIGTGTGLVAIVAAEKANVTATDINPHAVECAAKNAEINNARIRTLQGDLFEPVKGEKFDVILFNAPYLPSSDEDLTGEIIDKAWDGGEDGRRIIDKFIKEVKGHLRGGGMVQMVQSSLSNIEKTIEKLEDMGFYVEITASERFFYEDIVVITAILP from the coding sequence ATGATAAAATACAAGAACTTTAAAATTCGGGTATGTGAAAACGTTTACGCCCCGGCAGAGGACACATTTTTACTCGCAGATAACCTTAGGGTAAGGGAGGGTGATGAAGTCCTTGAAATCGGGACTGGGACTGGTCTAGTGGCTATAGTCGCCGCTGAAAAGGCTAATGTAACGGCCACCGATATAAACCCCCATGCTGTTGAATGTGCGGCGAAAAACGCCGAAATCAACAATGCAAGGATAAGAACATTACAGGGGGATCTTTTCGAACCTGTTAAAGGCGAAAAATTTGATGTTATATTATTTAATGCACCGTATCTTCCAAGTTCGGATGAGGATCTGACAGGTGAGATCATCGACAAGGCCTGGGATGGGGGAGAGGATGGTAGAAGGATAATAGACAAGTTTATCAAGGAAGTTAAAGGTCACCTCAGGGGTGGTGGGATGGTCCAGATGGTGCAGTCATCACTTTCAAACATAGAAAAGACAATAGAAAAATTGGAGGATATGGGATTCTATGTGGAGATCACAGCATCTGAGAGGTTCTTCTATGAGGATATAGTGGTTATAACCGCCATATTACCATGA
- the rsmA gene encoding 16S rRNA (adenine(1518)-N(6)/adenine(1519)-N(6))-dimethyltransferase RsmA, whose protein sequence is MKNLATETKKILKDYNIRLNKRLGQHYLIDDSKRQKILSYADLKDDDTILEIGPGIGTLTIPLASRAGKVIAIEKDKRIATILKDRLKDYENVELIIGDALKIDFPYFNKIVSNLPYKISSPITFKLLEYDFDFGILMYQREFAERMIAKPGTKDYSRLSVALYFMADIEILDYVPRSAFLPPPKVDSVILKLTPKGKINGIFERTCRALFQHKRKKARNALIESFHEISADADPRKIVELIDPRLLEKRVFTLTAEEILKISNELKRVIS, encoded by the coding sequence ATGAAGAATCTAGCAACTGAAACTAAAAAGATCCTAAAAGATTATAATATCCGTCTAAATAAAAGGTTAGGTCAACATTACCTTATCGACGATTCTAAAAGGCAGAAAATATTATCCTATGCCGATTTAAAGGATGATGACACTATCCTGGAGATCGGCCCTGGGATTGGAACCCTTACAATCCCCCTAGCTTCACGTGCGGGTAAGGTTATAGCCATTGAAAAGGATAAAAGGATCGCCACAATATTAAAAGACAGGTTAAAGGATTATGAGAATGTTGAATTAATCATAGGCGACGCCTTGAAAATAGATTTTCCGTACTTTAACAAGATAGTGTCGAATCTACCCTATAAGATATCATCACCCATAACCTTCAAGTTACTTGAATATGATTTTGATTTTGGCATTTTAATGTACCAGCGGGAGTTTGCAGAGAGAATGATCGCCAAACCAGGGACCAAGGATTATTCACGCCTTTCAGTAGCCTTATATTTTATGGCCGATATCGAGATCCTAGATTATGTTCCGAGAAGTGCCTTTTTACCCCCGCCAAAGGTTGATTCTGTCATTTTGAAATTAACCCCGAAGGGGAAGATTAATGGAATATTTGAAAGGACTTGCAGGGCCCTCTTCCAACATAAAAGGAAAAAGGCCCGGAATGCCCTTATCGAATCATTCCATGAGATAAGTGCTGATGCGGATCCGAGGAAAATAGTGGAGCTTATAGATCCTAGATTATTGGAGAAAAGGGTTTTCACTCTAACCGCTGAGGAGATTCTTAAGATTTCAAATGAACTTAAGAGGGTAATCTCCTAG
- a CDS encoding DUF655 domain-containing protein translates to MEEYAIILDYLPLGYVSEGLGGFKRRPVAQAIGKDEFTLLELTPKPGVDLEIHEEVYIGKGKRDKIARINRRLRHNELTATARVELPYVIEEIIRSNEEKFVKFFNEAGPISTRLHQLELLPGIGKKHMWDILKAREEKKFESFEDIKKRVPMLADPVKLLVKRVLMELDVDKAKRGKRKYVLFTRPPRKRVESRK, encoded by the coding sequence ATGGAAGAGTATGCCATCATCCTAGACTATCTCCCATTGGGGTATGTGAGCGAAGGCCTAGGCGGCTTTAAAAGAAGACCAGTAGCCCAGGCCATAGGCAAGGACGAGTTCACACTCCTCGAATTAACACCAAAACCTGGCGTGGACCTTGAAATCCACGAGGAAGTCTATATAGGGAAGGGTAAAAGGGATAAGATAGCTAGGATAAACAGGCGACTCCGTCACAACGAATTAACAGCCACGGCAAGGGTTGAATTACCCTATGTCATCGAAGAGATTATAAGATCAAATGAGGAAAAGTTCGTCAAATTCTTCAACGAGGCAGGACCCATAAGCACGAGACTCCACCAATTAGAACTGTTACCAGGGATTGGTAAAAAGCACATGTGGGACATCCTCAAGGCGCGTGAAGAGAAAAAATTCGAAAGCTTTGAGGATATTAAAAAGAGGGTTCCAATGTTAGCTGACCCGGTTAAATTATTAGTTAAGAGGGTTCTCATGGAATTAGATGTTGATAAGGCGAAAAGGGGTAAAAGGAAATACGTACTTTTCACAAGACCGCCCAGAAAAAGGGTGGAATCAAGGAAATAA
- a CDS encoding RNA polymerase Rpb4 family protein gives MIGKKILETEPVPMAEVKVILEKFAEKHEFTYEQNLALEHVSKFSKIGPEDAHKLIEELMKLPNIKKKHAVRLADLMPEDVADVRLIFAKERIPIKNEDFENILKIIEKYR, from the coding sequence ATGATAGGGAAGAAGATCCTTGAAACAGAACCTGTGCCCATGGCAGAAGTTAAAGTAATCCTAGAAAAATTCGCAGAGAAACACGAATTCACCTATGAACAGAATCTTGCACTAGAACATGTCAGTAAATTCTCCAAGATAGGCCCCGAGGATGCGCATAAATTAATAGAAGAACTTATGAAACTCCCTAATATAAAAAAGAAGCATGCAGTCCGACTTGCAGATCTCATGCCCGAGGATGTTGCGGATGTGCGTTTAATATTCGCCAAAGAAAGGATACCTATAAAAAATGAGGATTTTGAGAATATCCTGAAAATAATAGAAAAGTACAGATAA
- a CDS encoding 50S ribosomal protein L21e, with protein MKRSKGFRSKTRYKLQKPKRGRTNPITRKIQDFQVDDLVHIIIDPSIHRGQPHPRFHGKTGRVIDKMGKSYVVAIKDGKKDKKLIVRPEHLQLQE; from the coding sequence ATGAAAAGATCAAAAGGTTTCAGGAGCAAAACAAGATACAAGCTACAAAAGCCGAAAAGAGGCCGGACAAATCCTATAACAAGAAAAATACAAGACTTCCAAGTAGATGACCTTGTGCATATAATAATAGACCCTAGCATACACAGGGGACAGCCACACCCACGATTCCATGGCAAAACAGGGAGAGTAATTGATAAAATGGGAAAATCCTATGTCGTGGCAATAAAAGATGGTAAAAAGGATAAAAAACTCATCGTAAGACCAGAACATCTCCAATTACAAGAGTGA
- a CDS encoding tRNA pseudouridine(54/55) synthase Pus10 yields the protein MEAEKRLEKLLDITGGSICPNCFGRKFSDIISGPGNPKRAEKLTETFKLKKSDKKCKICKGILEDLEKTADYVEKKIKKLNLEFSTLLVGSRLPEDILSTDEEINNQLNIEVESIKKEINRELGKILKKRFNCSVDFENPDIVVKVDFRTLKPRAWIQINPLFIEGRYRKLVRGIPQTKWPCRECKGRGCPRCNFTGKMYPTSVEELVAEPVLKATQGSGSKFHGAGREDVDVRMLGKGRPFILEIKEPRIRTLNLKEIANEINKSAGGKIEVLDLKFSTRNRKVEIKSSSSYKIYRAKVKLKDEIEPSTLERLKSLNLIKQRTPRRVSHRRADKIRKRRVIDVKWEIIDPRTLELILKTEGGLYIKELISGDDGRTKPSVSEILKTPAECIELDVLEVE from the coding sequence ATGGAAGCGGAAAAGAGACTGGAAAAACTACTAGATATTACAGGGGGGAGCATATGTCCAAATTGTTTTGGACGCAAATTCTCAGATATCATATCAGGGCCAGGCAATCCTAAGAGGGCTGAAAAGTTAACTGAAACCTTCAAATTAAAAAAATCAGACAAAAAGTGCAAAATCTGTAAAGGGATATTAGAAGATCTTGAAAAAACAGCAGACTATGTCGAAAAAAAAATAAAAAAACTAAACCTTGAATTTTCAACCCTACTAGTAGGAAGCAGACTACCAGAGGACATATTAAGCACTGATGAGGAGATAAACAACCAGTTAAACATTGAAGTTGAAAGTATAAAAAAAGAAATTAACAGAGAACTCGGGAAAATCCTGAAAAAAAGGTTTAATTGTAGTGTAGACTTCGAAAACCCTGATATTGTTGTTAAAGTTGACTTCAGAACATTAAAACCACGGGCATGGATACAGATAAACCCCTTATTTATAGAAGGCCGGTACAGGAAACTCGTAAGGGGCATACCCCAGACAAAATGGCCCTGTAGAGAATGTAAAGGGCGGGGCTGTCCAAGGTGCAATTTCACCGGTAAAATGTACCCCACATCAGTGGAAGAACTAGTCGCGGAGCCCGTGCTCAAGGCAACTCAAGGGTCAGGGTCAAAATTCCACGGAGCTGGAAGAGAAGATGTCGACGTGAGGATGCTCGGGAAAGGAAGACCCTTCATACTCGAAATCAAAGAACCGAGGATAAGAACCCTAAACCTCAAAGAGATAGCTAATGAGATCAATAAATCCGCCGGGGGCAAAATCGAAGTTTTAGACTTAAAATTCTCCACACGCAATCGTAAAGTGGAAATCAAAAGTTCATCTTCTTATAAAATCTACCGGGCTAAGGTTAAATTAAAGGATGAAATCGAACCATCAACCCTCGAAAGGCTGAAATCGTTAAATTTGATCAAGCAAAGAACCCCAAGGAGGGTATCCCATCGAAGAGCGGACAAAATACGGAAAAGAAGAGTAATCGACGTGAAATGGGAGATAATTGATCCCAGAACCCTTGAACTTATATTAAAGACTGAAGGGGGGCTTTACATAAAGGAGCTTATCTCAGGTGATGATGGGAGGACAAAACCAAGTGTAAGTGAAATACTTAAAACCCCCGCAGAATGCATCGAACTTGACGTCCTAGAAGTTGAATGA
- a CDS encoding signal recognition particle protein Srp54, whose protein sequence is MLGKLGKTLAKTMKKLAGMTIVDEEVVKEVIKDIQRALIQADVNIKLVFKLSKSIEERALDEEPPKGVTPKEHIIRIVYEEMVKLVGETPKPLKIDKKPYKILFVGLQGSGKTTTIGKLSRHFQRKGLNTAIVCTDTWRPAAFDQLKQLTQEINIPVYGEPENQTPLEIADRGLEKFKDYDVIIFDTAGRHKEEKHLLKEMKELSTVIRPDETILVIDGTIGQQAGEQARAFSQSTPVGSIIVTKLDGSAKGGGALSAVAEIRAPIKFIGTGEKLEDFEVFDPERFISRLLGMGDIRSLLEKAEEIAEEQEVSEETVDAILTGRFTLREMKSQFEMMGKMGPLQQVINMIPGLDKLPKNAPDATEEKIKKYLTIMDSMTEYELDHPEAIKHSRIKRIARGSGTRNEDVKELLKYYKVTKKAMKGLGRRNRGGPMGQLMKQFLR, encoded by the coding sequence ATGTTAGGCAAACTAGGCAAGACTCTCGCAAAGACTATGAAAAAATTGGCAGGGATGACCATAGTAGATGAGGAAGTGGTGAAAGAGGTTATAAAGGATATACAACGTGCATTAATCCAAGCAGATGTTAATATAAAACTCGTATTCAAATTATCCAAGTCAATAGAGGAAAGAGCCCTTGATGAAGAACCCCCAAAAGGCGTGACCCCCAAGGAACATATTATAAGGATAGTATACGAGGAAATGGTGAAACTCGTTGGAGAAACCCCAAAACCCCTCAAAATAGACAAAAAACCCTATAAGATACTCTTTGTAGGATTGCAAGGGAGTGGTAAAACAACCACCATAGGGAAACTAAGCCGCCACTTCCAAAGGAAGGGACTCAACACTGCCATAGTATGTACAGACACATGGCGGCCAGCCGCATTCGACCAGTTAAAACAACTCACGCAAGAAATCAACATACCAGTCTATGGGGAACCAGAAAACCAGACCCCCCTAGAAATCGCGGATAGGGGACTTGAAAAATTCAAAGACTACGATGTTATAATCTTTGACACGGCAGGACGACACAAAGAAGAAAAGCACCTACTCAAAGAAATGAAAGAATTATCAACTGTAATCAGACCAGATGAGACAATACTCGTAATAGATGGTACAATAGGGCAACAAGCGGGAGAACAGGCAAGAGCATTCTCCCAGAGCACCCCTGTTGGGTCAATAATAGTGACAAAACTTGACGGGTCAGCCAAGGGTGGTGGCGCACTATCAGCAGTTGCGGAGATAAGAGCCCCAATAAAATTCATAGGCACCGGCGAAAAACTAGAAGATTTCGAAGTCTTCGACCCAGAAAGGTTCATCTCCAGACTCCTAGGAATGGGGGACATCAGAAGCTTACTAGAAAAAGCAGAGGAGATCGCAGAAGAACAAGAAGTGAGTGAAGAGACAGTAGACGCCATCCTAACAGGCAGATTCACCCTAAGGGAGATGAAATCGCAATTCGAGATGATGGGGAAAATGGGCCCACTACAACAAGTCATAAACATGATCCCAGGCCTTGATAAACTGCCAAAGAACGCCCCTGATGCAACAGAAGAAAAGATCAAGAAATACCTTACCATAATGGATTCTATGACAGAGTATGAATTGGACCACCCAGAGGCGATCAAACACTCAAGGATAAAAAGGATCGCAAGGGGCTCAGGCACAAGGAACGAGGATGTTAAAGAACTCCTAAAATATTACAAGGTTACAAAAAAGGCCATGAAAGGCCTTGGAAGACGGAACAGGGGAGGTCCGATGGGACAATTAATGAAACAATTCCTACGCTAG
- the hpt gene encoding hypoxanthine/guanine phosphoribosyltransferase, translating into MLKKLEKTLKKAPIIKKGEYNYFVHPITDGIPLTTPDILEEVVDEITKRYTLDVDKIVCIEAMGIHLATALSLKTRIPFVVVRKREYGLPGEVAVHQTTGYSEGELYINGIKEGDRVLVIDDVVSTGGTLLPVLQALKKMNVEVAKVIVIIEKGEGKKLVEEKTGHKIDTLIKVDIIDDKIITSPPKEA; encoded by the coding sequence ATGCTAAAAAAATTGGAGAAAACACTGAAAAAGGCACCCATCATAAAAAAAGGAGAGTATAACTACTTTGTGCATCCTATAACCGATGGGATACCCCTCACAACCCCTGATATACTAGAAGAGGTGGTTGATGAGATAACAAAACGCTATACTCTAGATGTTGATAAGATAGTGTGTATAGAGGCCATGGGCATACACCTTGCCACAGCATTATCACTTAAAACTAGAATACCATTCGTAGTTGTGAGAAAACGCGAATACGGACTCCCAGGCGAAGTCGCAGTCCACCAAACCACAGGATATAGTGAAGGGGAATTATACATCAATGGCATCAAAGAAGGTGACAGAGTCCTTGTCATAGACGACGTTGTAAGTACCGGAGGAACATTATTACCAGTTCTCCAAGCCCTCAAAAAAATGAACGTAGAAGTAGCTAAAGTCATAGTAATAATAGAAAAAGGCGAAGGCAAAAAACTCGTGGAAGAAAAAACAGGCCACAAAATAGACACACTAATAAAAGTAGATATCATCGATGATAAGATAATAACAAGCCCCCCAAAGGAGGCCTAG
- the dph2 gene encoding diphthamide biosynthesis enzyme Dph2: protein MADYQFDTPKVIKEAKKYNPKIIGLQFPDGLKIHAIKLARKLEKETGATILISADPCYGACDLADTKLEGIVDLLIHYGHTPLPIDYSIPVIFIEAYAKIDIIPALRSSLKLLSGYEKIGVATITQHLHLLDEATKFLEEHGKRVLSGKGAGTRRGQILGCNFSSVKKLDVDAYLFIGSGDFHPLGIRLSTGKPVIAADPYTGQVKNIEDFADRILRIRFAAITRAREAKKWGVIMSSKKGQRRLSLALRLKQALEESDKEAFIIILDDISPGLLAPFRELDAFVVSACPRMPIDDYQLYDRPILTPIELEIVLDKRKWEDYTLDEILF from the coding sequence TTGGCAGATTACCAATTTGACACCCCCAAAGTCATAAAAGAGGCTAAAAAGTATAATCCCAAGATAATAGGATTACAGTTCCCAGACGGTCTTAAAATCCACGCAATAAAACTGGCCAGAAAACTTGAAAAAGAAACAGGTGCTACCATCCTAATATCAGCAGATCCATGTTATGGTGCGTGTGACCTTGCAGATACCAAACTGGAAGGTATAGTCGATCTTCTAATCCATTATGGTCACACACCCTTACCAATTGATTATAGTATCCCAGTCATCTTCATAGAAGCATACGCCAAAATCGATATAATACCCGCCCTCAGATCCTCCCTCAAACTATTATCAGGATACGAGAAGATAGGGGTGGCCACCATAACCCAACACTTACACTTACTCGACGAAGCCACGAAATTCCTAGAAGAACATGGTAAGCGGGTTTTATCAGGCAAGGGGGCGGGTACTAGACGAGGGCAGATCCTAGGTTGCAATTTCTCATCAGTTAAAAAATTAGACGTTGATGCTTACCTATTTATTGGTAGTGGAGATTTTCACCCTCTTGGTATAAGATTATCCACAGGGAAACCGGTTATCGCAGCGGATCCATACACAGGACAGGTGAAGAACATAGAAGATTTTGCTGATAGGATTTTAAGGATAAGATTTGCTGCCATTACAAGGGCCAGGGAAGCCAAGAAATGGGGGGTTATAATGTCATCTAAGAAGGGTCAGAGGAGGCTATCCTTGGCCCTCAGACTGAAACAGGCCCTTGAAGAGTCTGACAAGGAAGCATTTATAATAATATTAGATGATATTTCTCCGGGGTTGCTCGCCCCCTTCAGGGAATTGGATGCTTTTGTAGTTTCTGCTTGTCCGAGAATGCCCATAGATGATTATCAATTATATGATAGGCCCATTTTAACCCCCATAGAATTGGAGATAGTCCTTGATAAAAGGAAATGGGAGGATTATACCCTAGATGAGATCCTATTCTAG
- a CDS encoding exosome complex RNA-binding protein Csl4 → MKAKSGDFVFPGDSLAVIEEFVPAEGTYEEKGKIKSLFVGEVARDEKNKRIKVISKTETPPILKEGAVVIGEVIEVRGQRALVRIYHVKGSSRAPVTSFMGAVHISQVTNGYLSKLTEAFRIGDIIEARVSRLVGLTGIDLQTTQRSLGVIKAMCTRCRHFMKKAGNDEVICPNCGNREKRKLSTDYKLK, encoded by the coding sequence ATGAAGGCGAAATCTGGGGATTTTGTTTTTCCCGGAGACTCCTTGGCTGTCATAGAAGAATTCGTACCAGCAGAGGGGACATACGAAGAAAAGGGTAAAATAAAATCGCTCTTTGTAGGCGAAGTTGCGAGAGATGAGAAAAATAAACGCATAAAAGTCATATCAAAGACAGAAACACCCCCAATACTAAAAGAAGGTGCAGTAGTCATCGGAGAAGTTATCGAAGTGAGGGGTCAAAGGGCCCTAGTAAGAATATACCATGTTAAGGGTAGTTCACGAGCCCCTGTAACATCATTCATGGGTGCAGTCCACATCTCACAGGTGACAAATGGCTACCTATCAAAGTTGACAGAAGCCTTTAGGATAGGGGACATAATTGAGGCTAGAGTAAGCAGACTAGTAGGCTTAACTGGCATAGACCTCCAAACCACACAGAGGAGTCTTGGGGTTATAAAGGCTATGTGCACCCGTTGCAGACACTTCATGAAAAAAGCAGGAAATGACGAAGTTATTTGTCCAAATTGTGGTAACAGGGAAAAGAGGAAACTCTCCACAGATTATAAGCTTAAATAA
- a CDS encoding DNA-directed RNA polymerase subunit L, whose amino-acid sequence MKIIRDEKNELEIIFEGETHTLCNALRKILLEDETVKAVAYSIDHPIIGEPHMYIRGDNPRESLKRAAKTLKEKSKEFKDLIKAV is encoded by the coding sequence GTGAAGATTATCCGCGACGAGAAAAATGAACTGGAGATAATATTTGAAGGGGAAACTCACACACTCTGTAATGCCCTGCGCAAAATCCTCCTCGAAGATGAAACCGTGAAGGCCGTAGCATACTCCATAGACCATCCCATAATAGGGGAACCCCACATGTATATAAGAGGGGATAATCCACGCGAATCCCTTAAAAGGGCGGCTAAGACGCTTAAGGAAAAATCCAAGGAATTCAAGGACCTTATAAAAGCGGTCTAG